In Pseudomonas sp. HR96, the DNA window AGGACGACGACGGCGATGGCGACGACCATCAGCACAGTGAAGTGCATGCCCACTACCAGCTCACCTGCAGCCATCCGGCGGCCCTGCACCAGCTCGGCCTCGCACCGCTGTTCAAGACCTTCCCGGCCACTCGCCGAGTGCAGGTGCAGCTGATTGCGCCCAGCGGGCAGCAGGGCCTGGATGCCAGCGCCGCCGCCGCCACGCTGACGTTCTGAACATGCATCAGGCATTGATCGAACTGCGCGACCTGCGCTTCGCCTGGCCCGGCCAGGCCACCCTGCTGGACATCCCCGCGCTCACCCTGCAGGCCGGAGAAACGCTTTTTCTCAAGGGGCCCAGTGGCAGTGGCAAGACCACCCTGCTGAGCCTGCTCGGCGGCGTGCAGATGCCCGGCGCCGGCTCGGTGCAGGTGCTCGGCCAGGCCTTGGGCGAACTCGGCCAGGCGGCCCGTGATCGCTTCCGAGTGGACCACACTGGCTATATTTTCCAGCAGTTCAACCTGCTGCCGTTTCTGTCGGTGCGCGAAAACGTCGAGCTGCCCTGCCGCTTTTCCAGGCTGCGCCACCAACGCGCCCGGCAACGTCACGGCAGTGTCGACCACGCCGCGCGCCACCTGCTGGCGCACCTGGGGCTCAAGGACCCGGCGTTGCTGGAGCGGCGCGCCGGTACTCTCTCCATCGGCCAGCAACAGCGGGTCGCCGCCGCTCGTGCGCTGATCGGTCAACCCGAGCTGGTGATCGCCGACGAACCGACCTCGGCGCTCGACACCGAAACCCGCGAAGCCTTCCTCCGCCTGCTGTTCGACGAGTGTCGCGCGGCCGGCGCCAGTCTGCTGTTCGTCAGCCACGACCAGGGCCTGGCGCCGTTGTTCGACCGCGCGCTGTCGCTGGCCGAGCTCAATCGCGCCGCCCTGCCCGCCGAGGACCTGTGATGTATTTGTTGCGTCTCGCCCTGGCCAGCCTGGCCAACCGCCGCTTCACCGCCCTGCTCACCACCCTGTCGATTGCCCTGTCGGTGTGCCTGCTGCTGGCCGTCGAGCGGGTCCGCACCGAGGCCCGTACCAGCTTCGCCAGCACCATCAGCGGCACCGACCTGATCGTCGGCGCCCGCTCAGGCTCGGTGAACCTGCTGCTGTATTCGGTGTTTCGCATCGGCAATGCCACCAACAACATCCGCTGGGACAGCTTCGAGCACTACGCCAGCGACCCCCACGTGAAGTGGGCCATCCCGGTTTCGCTGGGCGACTCGCACCGCGGCTACCGGGTCATGGGCACCACCGAAAGCTATTTCGAGCACTACCAGTACGGTCATCATCAGAACCTGCAACTGGCCCAGGGCCGCACCTTCGCCAGCGATCCCTTCGAGGTGGTACTCGGTGCCGAAGTCGCCGACACCCTGCATTACAAGGTCGGCGAGCAGATCGTCCTGGCCCACGGTGTGGCCGCCATCAGCCTGGTCAAGCACGACGACAAGCCGTTCACCGTGGTCGGCATCCTCGCCCGCACCGGCACCCCGGTGGACCGCACCCTGCACATCAGCCTGGGCGGCATGGAAGCCATCCACATCGACTGGCACAACGGCGTGCCGGCCCGGGGCGCCGAGCGCATCAGCGCCGACCAGGCGCGCAACATGGACCTCACGCCCAAGGCCATCACCGCCTTCATGCTGGGCCTGAACAGCAGGATCTCGACCTTCGCCCTGCAACGCGACATCAACGAGTTTCGCGGCGAGCCGCTGCTGGCGATCCTGCCCGGGGTGGCCCTGCAGGAACTGTGGAGCCTGATGGGCACCGCCGAGCAGGCGCTGATGGTGATTTCGGTGTTTGTCGTGCTGACCGGCCTGATCGGCATGCTCACGGCGATCCTCACCAGCCTCAACGAGCGGCGCCGCGAGATGGCGATCCTGCGCTCGGTCGGTGCGCGGCCTTGGCATATCGCCAGCTTGCTGATTCTCGAAGCCTTGGCTCTGGCCGCCGCTGGCCTGGTCGTCGGGGTCGGCCTGCTGTACGCCGGCATCGCTGCGGCGCAAGGCTACGTGCAGGCCAATTACGGCCTGTACCTGCCGCTGTCGCTGCCAACGGCCTATGAATGCGGCCTGCTGGGGCTTATTCTCGCCGCTGCCTTGCTGATGGGCGCGATTCCCGCCTGGCGGGCGTACCGCCAGTCGCTGGCCGATGGCCTGTCGATTCACCTGTGATTTCACCTGTAAGGAGCCGAGCCATGCGTCGCGTCTGGGGTCTGGTGTTGCTGCTGGCCAGTTTTCCGTTGTGGGCGGCCGAGCCACGCGAGATCAACTGGGACGCGCTGATTCCGCCCGACGCCCCGCACCTCAAGCCGGTCATGACGCCCATGCACGACCTGTCGAAGATGGGCACGGCGCTGATGGAAGCCGCGCCACCTGCGCCGCAGCAGGCGCCCAACGCGCCGGTGGTCAAGGCGCTGGACGGCCAGCAGCTGCGCATCCCTGGCTACATCGTGCCGCTGGAGGTCAACGAGCAGGGCCGCACCACCGACTTTCTGCTGGTGCCCTACTACGGCGCCTGCATTCATGTGCCGCCGCCGCCCTCGAACCAGATCGTGCACGTCACCAGCGAGCTGGGGGTGAAGGTCGACGAGCTGTACCAGCCCTACTGGATCGAAGGGTCGATGCAGGTCAAGGCCAGCAGCAGCGAGCTGGCCGATGCCGGCTACCAGATGGCCGCGCAGAAGATCTTCGTCTACGAGCTGCCCTGATCGCGCTTTCATTGAGCCAGGTCAAAAGCCCTGGCCGGCGCCTCACTACCATCTGAAGCCAATTTTCAACCTTGGCCAGATGGAGTTCCCATGCCTGACTTCCCTCGTTTCACTCCGCTGTTGCGCGCCAGCGCGCTGGGCCTGGCGCTGCTTGCGCCGCTGGCGCAAGCGCACCAGGCCGGCGATTTCATCATCCGCGCGGGCGCGGCCACCACCGCCCCCCACGAAGACAGCGGCAACCTCAAGCTTGATGGCGCCAAGGTCGCCGGCACCAAGGCGACGCTGGACAGCGACACCCAGCTGGGCCTGGCGCTGGCCTATATGTTCGCCGACCACTGGGGCGTCGAACTGCTGGCCGCCACGCCGTTCCAGCACACCGTCGGCGTGCACGGGGTCAGCGCCGCCACCGGCGTGCCGGGGCTGGACGGCAAGCTGGCGACGGTCAAGCAGCTGCCGCCGACGCTGTCGCTGCAGTATTACCCGATGGCGCCGACCTCGGCCCTGCAACCCTATGCCGGGGTGGGCCTGAACTACACCTTCTTCTACGGCGAAGACCTCAGCGGCGCGCGTCGGCAGGAAGGCTTCAGCAACCTCAAGCTCAAGGACTCGGTGGGCCTGGCCGGGCAACTGGGTGTGGACTACATGCTCACCGACCATCTGCTGCTCAACGCCTCGGTGTGGTACGTCGACATCGGCACCAAGGCCAGCGTTGACGGCCCTACCGCCTTGGGAGTCGGCCGCACCAAGGTCGACGTCGACGTCGACCCGTGGGTCTACATGGTCGGCCTCGGCTACCGCTTTTAAGCCCCCACCCTCTCAATCACCATTAAGGTGCGCCGAATCCGTCAGCGCACCTTAATGGCGCACCTGCCATATTTTTCCGGCATCCCCTTCCATTTTCCGCGCCCAATGTTGCGAGATGTTTCGGTAGTCTGCGCAGTGCTTTGCGGTGCCTGCCCGATGTGGCAAGGCCCTTGCTCTGCAAACTCCATCGCGTCTTCAAACAGCCTCCGGATGCCCAAAAATGCTGGTGATTCACCGCAGAATCGAGCCAAAACCTGACTGGTCGGCCGAAATCCATCTCAACTACGACGCCCGCAGCAAAAGCCGCCTGCGCTGTTTCAGTGCCAGTGGCGAAGACGTCGGCCTGTTTCTCGAGCGCGGCCAGTCGCCGCTGCGTGACGGCGAATTCCTCGAAGCTGAAGACGGCCGCATCGTGCGCGTCTGTGCCCGCCCCGAGACCCTGCTGCACGTAACCTGCGCCAGCGCCTTCGAACTGACCCGCGCGGCCTACCACCTGGGCAACCGCCACGTGGCCTTGCAGGTCGGCGACGGCTGGCTGCGCCTGCTCGATGACTACGTACTCAAGGCCATGCTCGACCAGTTGGGCGCCACCAGCGAGCAGATCGAGGCGCCCTTCCAGCCCGAGCATGGCGCCTATGGCGGCGGCCATCACCATTCCCGGCACGGCGACGAGGATTTCAACTATCCGCCACGCCTGCACCAGTTCGGCGTGCGCAAGTGAACCCGGCCTGGGCCTTGCTGCGCCTGGCCAGCCCGCAGTTGCCGATCGGCGGCTACAGCTATTCCCAGGGCCTGGAAATGGCAGTGGAGCAGCGCCTGGTCAGCGATGCGGCCAGCGCCGCCGGCTGGATCGGTGATCAATTGCTGCTCAACCTGGCGCGCTTCGAAGCGCCGCTGCTGCTGGCTCACTGCCAGGCCGCCGCCGACGCCGACTGGCCTGCCTTGCTCGCCCGTTGCCATGAGCACCGCGCCAGCCGCGAAACCCGCGAGCTGGCCCAGGAAAGCCGGCAGATGGGCTACTCGCTCAAGCAACTGCTGCTCGGCCTGCCCGAGCTCGACCGGCCGGCCCGAGACCTGCTCGACCAGGTCGGCGAGCCGCACCTGGCGCTGGGCTGGGCCCTGGCTGCACGGGCTTGGCAGATCAGCCCGGGCGACGCCCTCGCCGCCTGGCTGTGGAGCTGGCTGGAGAACCAGTTGGCGGTGCTGATGAAGACTCTGCCGTTGGGCCAGCAAGCCGCCCAGCGCCTGACCAGCCAACTGCTGCCGGTGCTGCAGCAGGCCGAGCGCCAGGCCGCGCAGCTGGACCCCGATGATTACGGCAGTGCGCCGTTCGGCCTTGCCTTGGCAAGCATGGCCCACGAACGGCAGTACAGCCGCCTGTTCCGTTCCTAGGAGAAAACCATGAATGCTCAACCCCTGCGCGTCGGCATCGGCGGCCCCGTCGGCTCCGGCAAGACCGCATTGACCCTGGCGCTGTGCCTGGCGCTGCGCGAACGCTACAACCTGGCGGTGGTGACCAACGACATCTACACCCGTGAAGACGCCGACTTTCTGGTGCGCAACGAAGCCCTGGCGCCGGAGCGCATCATCGGCGTGGAAACCGGCGGCTGCCCGCATACCGCCATCCGCGAGGACGCCTCGATCAACCTCGAGGCGGTCGACCAGCTCAACCGGCGCTTCCCCGGCCTGGACCTGATCCTGGTGGAATCGGGCGGCGACAACCTCTCGGCCACCTTCAGCCCCGAGCTGTCGGACCTGACCATCTACGTGATCGACGTCTCCGCCGGTGACAAGCTGCCGCGCAAAGGCGGGCCAGGCATCTGCAAGTCGGATTTGCTGGTGATCAACAAGATCGACCTGGCGCCGCTGGTCGGCGCCTCGCTGGAGATGATGGACGGCGACACCCGGCGCATGCGCGGCGAGCGGCCGTTCGTGTTCAGCAACCAGAAGACCGGCCAGGGCCTGGAGCAGATCGTTGCCTTCATCGAGCGCCAGGGCCTGCTGACGGCCGCCTGAACCGTTCATGATCGATACGTCCCACTGATAAGGAAGCCCCATGACTGCAAAGAAAACTCTCGCTGGCCTGGCGCTGCTGCTCGCCCCCGCGCTGGCCTTCGCCCACCCCGGGCATGATGAAAGCGGCCTGCTGGCCGGCATCGCCCACCCCTTGACCGGGGTCGACCACCTGCTGGCAATGCTCGCCGTTGGCCTGTGGGCCGCGCAGCAGAAAGGCACTGCGCGCTGGCTGCTGCCCTGCACCTTCGTGGTGACCATGCTGGTGGGCGGCGTGCTGGGCTTCGCCGGCCTGCAACTGCCGGCGATGGAGAACGGGATCGCCGCCTCGGTGCTGGCCCTGGGGCTGGCCGTGGCCCTGGCGGTACGTCCGCCATTGGTGCTGGCGACTGCCGCGACTGCACTGTTCGCCCTGTTCCATGGGGTGGCGCACGGCCTCGAACTACCGGACATGGCCAGCCCATGGGGCTACGCCCTGGGCTTCGTCGCCGCCACCGCTGCGCTGCATGCCGTGGGCTTTGCCCTGGTGCGCTTCGTGCCCAAGGCCGCAGCGCCGCTGGTGCGGGTGGCGGGGGCCTTGTCGGCCCTGGCCGGAATGTGGTTGCTCGCGGCCTGATCCGCAAGGCCGAGCCTGCTCGGGAACCGGGTCGCCTCGATTCCGGTAGGACTGAGCTTGCTCGGTCCTACAGTGGCCCGTTACGCGGTTTGCCTGACAGCTGACACACCTCACCTGCTACCATGTCGCCCACAAAAAGCCCCTCTTTGTGACGACTGCCTGCCCCATGCCCCATCAAGCCTCCCTTGCCGCCCTTACCGCCGCCACCCACGAGCACTTCCTGCGCAGCGTCGTGCCGCTGTGGCTGGGCCCGGGCTGGAACGCCGAACTGGCCCTGCCCTATGAGGCTCTGGATGCCACGCACCGGCCCCTGCCAGCGCAGCGCTACCGGGCCATGGCCTGTGCGCGGCAGTTGTACCTGTTCAGCCGCCACATCGAGGTGGACGGCGCCCGCGAGCGCGCGGCGGCGTTGTTCCGCTCGCTGCAGCGGCACTTTCATGACGCCGAGCACGGTGGCTGGTTCTACAGCATCGACGCCCTGGGCCAACCGCTGGATCGCAGCAAGGACCTGTACACCCACGCCTTCATCATCTTCGCCTGCGCTCACTATTGGCACGCGGTCCGCGAGCCACTGGTGGAGTCGGTGCTCGATGCGGCGCTGGCAGTGGTGGCCGAACAGTTCGCCGGCAGCGACGGCCTGTATGCCTCGGCCCTGGCCGAGGACTGGTCGGACAACGGCGGCGGCCCGCTGCAAAACCCCTTGATGCACCTGACCGAGGCCTTCCTGGCCACCTTGGCGGTGCGCGACGACGCCCCGACCCAGGCCGCACTGCTGGCCCTGGCCGATGCCATGCAGCAGCACTTCATCGAACCTGCTCGCGGGCTGATGCTGGAGAAGCCCTGCGGGGCTGTGGATAACTGGTTCGAACCAGGGCATCAGTTCGAGTGGTTCTACCTGCTCGAATCGTCCGCATTGATGCGCCAGCACCCGCTGCGCGAGTCGGTGGCGCGCTGCTTTGCCTTCGCCGAAGAATACGGGGTGGAGGATGGAGCGGTGTTGTCGATGCTGGAACCCGATGGCCGCGTGCGTGACGCTACCCGGCGGATCTGGGCCCAGGCCGAATACCTGCGCGCACTGACCCTGCGGCCCGGCGCGGACGTCGCCGGGCAATTGCGGGTGTTCGGCGAGCAGTTTCTGCATGCCGGCGGCTGGTACGAATGCCGCGATGCCGCAGGCCAGGTCAGCCGCAGCGATATGCCCTCGACCACG includes these proteins:
- a CDS encoding ABC transporter ATP-binding protein, which codes for MHQALIELRDLRFAWPGQATLLDIPALTLQAGETLFLKGPSGSGKTTLLSLLGGVQMPGAGSVQVLGQALGELGQAARDRFRVDHTGYIFQQFNLLPFLSVRENVELPCRFSRLRHQRARQRHGSVDHAARHLLAHLGLKDPALLERRAGTLSIGQQQRVAAARALIGQPELVIADEPTSALDTETREAFLRLLFDECRAAGASLLFVSHDQGLAPLFDRALSLAELNRAALPAEDL
- a CDS encoding ABC transporter permease yields the protein MYLLRLALASLANRRFTALLTTLSIALSVCLLLAVERVRTEARTSFASTISGTDLIVGARSGSVNLLLYSVFRIGNATNNIRWDSFEHYASDPHVKWAIPVSLGDSHRGYRVMGTTESYFEHYQYGHHQNLQLAQGRTFASDPFEVVLGAEVADTLHYKVGEQIVLAHGVAAISLVKHDDKPFTVVGILARTGTPVDRTLHISLGGMEAIHIDWHNGVPARGAERISADQARNMDLTPKAITAFMLGLNSRISTFALQRDINEFRGEPLLAILPGVALQELWSLMGTAEQALMVISVFVVLTGLIGMLTAILTSLNERRREMAILRSVGARPWHIASLLILEALALAAAGLVVGVGLLYAGIAAAQGYVQANYGLYLPLSLPTAYECGLLGLILAAALLMGAIPAWRAYRQSLADGLSIHL
- a CDS encoding DUF3299 domain-containing protein — translated: MRRVWGLVLLLASFPLWAAEPREINWDALIPPDAPHLKPVMTPMHDLSKMGTALMEAAPPAPQQAPNAPVVKALDGQQLRIPGYIVPLEVNEQGRTTDFLLVPYYGACIHVPPPPSNQIVHVTSELGVKVDELYQPYWIEGSMQVKASSSELADAGYQMAAQKIFVYELP
- a CDS encoding OmpW/AlkL family protein; translated protein: MPDFPRFTPLLRASALGLALLAPLAQAHQAGDFIIRAGAATTAPHEDSGNLKLDGAKVAGTKATLDSDTQLGLALAYMFADHWGVELLAATPFQHTVGVHGVSAATGVPGLDGKLATVKQLPPTLSLQYYPMAPTSALQPYAGVGLNYTFFYGEDLSGARRQEGFSNLKLKDSVGLAGQLGVDYMLTDHLLLNASVWYVDIGTKASVDGPTALGVGRTKVDVDVDPWVYMVGLGYRF
- the ureE gene encoding urease accessory protein UreE; amino-acid sequence: MLVIHRRIEPKPDWSAEIHLNYDARSKSRLRCFSASGEDVGLFLERGQSPLRDGEFLEAEDGRIVRVCARPETLLHVTCASAFELTRAAYHLGNRHVALQVGDGWLRLLDDYVLKAMLDQLGATSEQIEAPFQPEHGAYGGGHHHSRHGDEDFNYPPRLHQFGVRK
- a CDS encoding urease accessory protein UreF; protein product: MNPAWALLRLASPQLPIGGYSYSQGLEMAVEQRLVSDAASAAGWIGDQLLLNLARFEAPLLLAHCQAAADADWPALLARCHEHRASRETRELAQESRQMGYSLKQLLLGLPELDRPARDLLDQVGEPHLALGWALAARAWQISPGDALAAWLWSWLENQLAVLMKTLPLGQQAAQRLTSQLLPVLQQAERQAAQLDPDDYGSAPFGLALASMAHERQYSRLFRS
- the ureG gene encoding urease accessory protein UreG; translated protein: MNAQPLRVGIGGPVGSGKTALTLALCLALRERYNLAVVTNDIYTREDADFLVRNEALAPERIIGVETGGCPHTAIREDASINLEAVDQLNRRFPGLDLILVESGGDNLSATFSPELSDLTIYVIDVSAGDKLPRKGGPGICKSDLLVINKIDLAPLVGASLEMMDGDTRRMRGERPFVFSNQKTGQGLEQIVAFIERQGLLTAA
- a CDS encoding HupE/UreJ family protein; this encodes MTAKKTLAGLALLLAPALAFAHPGHDESGLLAGIAHPLTGVDHLLAMLAVGLWAAQQKGTARWLLPCTFVVTMLVGGVLGFAGLQLPAMENGIAASVLALGLAVALAVRPPLVLATAATALFALFHGVAHGLELPDMASPWGYALGFVAATAALHAVGFALVRFVPKAAAPLVRVAGALSALAGMWLLAA
- a CDS encoding AGE family epimerase/isomerase, giving the protein MPHQASLAALTAATHEHFLRSVVPLWLGPGWNAELALPYEALDATHRPLPAQRYRAMACARQLYLFSRHIEVDGARERAAALFRSLQRHFHDAEHGGWFYSIDALGQPLDRSKDLYTHAFIIFACAHYWHAVREPLVESVLDAALAVVAEQFAGSDGLYASALAEDWSDNGGGPLQNPLMHLTEAFLATLAVRDDAPTQAALLALADAMQQHFIEPARGLMLEKPCGAVDNWFEPGHQFEWFYLLESSALMRQHPLRESVARCFAFAEEYGVEDGAVLSMLEPDGRVRDATRRIWAQAEYLRALTLRPGADVAGQLRVFGEQFLHAGGWYECRDAAGQVSRSDMPSTTPYHLVTCYLAL